One Tamlana carrageenivorans genomic region harbors:
- a CDS encoding GNAT family N-acetyltransferase codes for MIRKYSNSDKPKILELFRKNTPEYFDSSEEKDFENYLVNEVEDYFVYEINSEIIGAGGINYFTEQKIARISWDMIDPNSQRNGIGKKLTQYRISHINENTNIEVIIVRTTQLVHKFYEKQGFELEKIEKDFWAKNFDLYQMKMSNKTNANKVYN; via the coding sequence ATGATAAGAAAATATTCAAATTCTGATAAACCAAAAATATTAGAATTATTTAGGAAAAATACGCCTGAATATTTTGACTCTTCAGAGGAAAAGGATTTTGAAAATTACCTTGTCAACGAAGTGGAAGATTATTTTGTTTATGAGATTAACTCAGAAATTATTGGAGCTGGCGGAATTAACTATTTTACTGAACAAAAAATCGCTCGAATTTCTTGGGATATGATTGACCCGAATTCGCAACGAAACGGAATCGGAAAGAAATTAACTCAATATAGAATTAGTCATATAAATGAAAACACAAACATTGAAGTAATTATCGTTAGAACAACTCAACTTGTGCATAAATTTTATGAAAAACAGGGATTTGAATTAGAAAAGATTGAAAAGGATTTTTGGGCGAAAAATTTTGACCTTTACCAAATGAAAATGTCGAATAAAACTAATGCCAACAAGGTGTATAATTAG